TCCCAAACTAGCTGCATTTTCAGGATATTGAGGATTTATCTCACCTGCTTCCTTTAGTGGTTCTCCACCTCTATCATAAGGCGCTAAAGATAATCCATCATCAATTTGCTCTTGTGGAGCAGGCCTAACATATAATTGATCTGGATTTAATGCTAATGGCACAATTAAACCGATTATTAAAATAATTCCAAGGCCAAATGCAAAAAGACGAGGAATATATTTCGGGTCTGCCAATTTATTCCATAAAACTCCAATCCTCATACATCTGCCCCCATTTCTTCTAAACGAATAATAGCTCTAAATAAAATTAAACTAATAATAACCGTAGTTGCAAGTAATGTTAATAAAGCTAAAACATGATTATAACATAATAAAACTAAACAAACACCAATGGATGCCACTTCAGTATTGAATGTCCTAACAATTGGATCATTAACTCCAGGACCCCAAGCAGTTGCAATACTTCCAACAATTGCAAGAAAGATTCCGAAGTAGAAAAATAATGAAACACTAACCATTAACATCACCATTTAAAAGTTTCTTTTCTCTAATCTCCTTAATTTTAACAATAGATAAAATAAATACTACAGTTGATAAAGGGCCTGCCAGTGCTGCAAATAAAGCAACATCCAAATATCTAAATAATACCACAGCCAAAAAAAATCCTGCATCAAGTATTGAAAACATTATGACCTTATCCAATGGTTTTTTCACAAATATTATGCCGAATGCGCCAATAATCATTAAAGCTATTGCAATAATTGATACTACAATCTCCATCTTTTCTCACTCCAATAGTATCTCATCATCTAGTCTTTTTAAAGTATGAGCAATAGCATTAGCACTAATTGTTGAGCAAATAAAGAATGCTGCAGCAACAATAAGGGCAAATGGAGTATTAATTAATAATGCAATAATTGCAGAAACCCCAAAACCTATAACATTTATATATAACAATCTTTCAGCCCTATTTTTTGCTACCAAAGCTCTTAATGCTACAAATATGACTATACCCCCAATAATTTCAACATACATATAATCACTCTCTAGCATGCCTATTGAATTTTTCGGCTATTTTTCCTAAAACTACTGAGATTTTAACTTGACTAATGCCCATTATGGTGAAAATAGAAATAACCATTCCAACAATGAACATTTCCGGAGTTAATCCAATGAAAGATGTTAAAAATATTATTGCAGTAGCAGTTAAACAGCCAGTAGTTCCGGCATAACCCGGATCAGCACATAACCTATTTCCAATAAACACTAAAAATGCCGCCATAATCCCTCCGGGAATTCCTAAAAGCAAATATCCAATAGAAGCCATTAATGTGCCGGCAGATGCATCTGGAGAACATAAAATGTTTCCCTGGAAGAATCCACCAGCAATATCCCCTCCTCTTTTTTCGACATCTTGTCCAACTATTCTAGCTCCTTTAACGCCAGGTTGCTCAGGAAGTCCAAAATATGCATCTACAATTACAAAATTCAACCAACAAAGAATTGAAGCAATTATTATCCCAATTACCTCATTCACCAATATCCTCCCCTGCATCTTCATCTAGAGGTTTTGGAAATACAAAATCAAATAAATATTTCACAAATAAAGCTGATAAAACACCTATAATAATTGCTAAAACTAAACCATTATAGATAAAAGTATAATTTAAAACAAAAAATAATGAAAGAATACCCATAGCAATTATAGGAGTCGGATATATTGCACTTACATCAAAAGAGTACCTATATGGTTTGCTAGGTAGTAATGGTAACTTTAAAATTAAAGCTACAACAATAGAACAAATAATAGCTACAATATATGCTAATATAATGTCCACTGATGACAGGCTTATACTGCTAAACCCATAAACATTACCATATGAAGCAAAATATATGGCATTAAACACAAAATCAAACATATTATTAGACTCCTCTTAATATAATATATATAAATATAAAAATATATAAATATTGTGACTCAAAAATTATATATAATTGCTTTAATGTAACAAAAGTTAATTAAGGGTGGCTTAATGAAAAATAAAAATATTATGATAACAGGTGGACTGGGATTTATTGGCTCACACATCGCAGATGAGCTAATAAAGAATAATAAAGTTTGTATCGTTGATAATCTATCTACTGGAAAAATTAATAATTTAAAATGCAGGGAAAATGAAAATTTAAAAATAGTTAAAAAAAATTTAAATGACGTTAACTTAAATGATTTACTTAATGGAACTGATTATATATTCCATTTAGCTGCCATGGCAAGTGTTCCATTAAGTGTGGACAATCCAATTGAATGTTGTCAAAGCAATGTTAATGCCACCGTTAAACTTTTAGACGCTGCCGCTAAAAATAATGTTAAAAAAGTTATATTTTCCTCATCATCTGCAGTATATGGTCAAAATAGAAATATGCCCCTAAATGAAACAGAAAATCCAATGCCCACCTCCCCATATGCCGCATCTAAAGCAAGTTGTGAATTATTTTTAAAGGCATTTTATGAAAGTTATGGACTTGAATATGTATCTTTAAGATATTTTAATATTTTTGGACCAAGACAAAATAAAAACTCACAATATGCTGCTGTAATCCCCAATTTCATTAGTGTCCTCCTTGAAGGAGGGCAACCTGTAATTTATGGCGATGGAGAACAAACAAGAGATTTTGTTTATGTTAAAAACATTGTTAAGGCAAACATTTCAGCATCAGAATCTGATTTCAATGGAATTGTTAATATTGCTTCTGGTAAAAAGACTACAATAAACCAGTTATATGAAATAATTAAGGAAACACTTAATAGTGACATAGAACCAAAATACCTTCCTGAAAGACAAGGAGATATTAAACACTCATTAGCTGATGTAGGCAATATGGAAAAAATTGGTTTGCAAATTGATACTGATGATTTCGAGTCTCAACTCATAAAAACTATTAATTGGTTTAAAACTATTTTATAAAATGATATTATGGATAGAAGTGTTAGAAATTTTAATGTTCGTTTAAGGACTATTAGAATAAGGGAACTGATTATTGGAATTATAATAACCTTAATCGTAAGTGGAATATTAATATGGATATTCCCAGCAATTTATGAATCTGATGATTTATATTTCATTGTAGTGTTATTGATTGGAGCATTACTATTTGTTTGGGCTTTAAGAGGTTCAACTGGGATTGATAGGAACTTTGAAAATATATTTGAAGATAGCAATAAAAAAGAAATACTTTATGTTTTTGCAATAAATCTTCTCTTTGCATTTTTATTTACATTACTTATATCCTTACTGGACATGTTGATTGGATTCAATAATCCTACATGGACTTCAATTTTAGATATTGAAAGTGCAAAAATGGATTCCAGTGTGATTATTCTTGATGCAATTGCTTCAATAATTTTTGCCCCAGTTATGGAAGAATTAATATTTAGAGGAGTATTATTTAATAGATTAAAAATTAGAACAGGTGTTGTTCCCGCCATGCTGATATCCTCATTCATATTTGGAATTGGACATGATTTTGGAGGGATAACAAGTGCATTTTTATTTGGAATATGCATGTGTATTTTATACTTAAAAACAGATAATATTTTAATTCCAATGAGTGTGCATTTTATCAATAATGTTGTTGCAACATTATTAAATTTAACAAGTTTCGATGTTGTAACCACCCAAATTCCCTGGATTATTCCAACTATAATCGTTTCTCTTATTGGAACATTTTATCTAATAAAATACATTATTAAAGAAACCAGCAAACTGAAAAAGCAATATGCATGAAAAAAAAGAATTAATTAGTGGAATCCGCATCCACTACAACTTTTACATTTTTCTTCTTCTAAAGGATCATATTTTTTATCTTCTTGTAAAGTAGCTGAGATAAAATATTGGTCAGATTCATCTTTATTTTTTAAAACAGGTGAAATTCCTTTAAAATTACATTTTATATCGCCAGTTCCACCAATATCCACTAAAATTGGTTCACCTAATTTAAATTTTTTAAAGTATGCTTCAACCTCATCTTTTAATGCTCCAGGTACTCTGAAATTAAAAGACAACATATTATTTTCCTTCATTTTTAAACCAACATATTTTTGGTCAATTTCATAGTTTAGACCTAACTGTTTTTTAAAAATTACATTAGTACCTATCTCATCAGATGACATTTTATACTCCTTTAAATTATTAATAATAAGAATTATAGTTTGAAGTATATAAAACTTTCCAAAATTATTCAATGTAAAGTACTTTTAAAAAAATTTTGTTTAAGTAATTTTTAATGATTTATCATGATTATTCATAAACTTTATATAATTTTAAAATTAAAAAATAATATATTATAATAATATATATTATAATGAAAAAATCAGTTAGAGAAATAGGTGTTTATAAATGAATGAATACAACAAGGATATTGGAAATCGGATTAGAGAATTAAGAGAATTGTCAGACATTACTATTAAAGAAATTGCTGAAGAATTAAATATCAAAGAAGAAACTTACATCCAATATGAAAACGCTGAAGTAGACATTCCTGCAAGTTTTTTGTATGAACTTGCCCACATTTTCAAAGTTGATTTAGGATTACTATTAACTGGTGAAGAAAGTAGAATGAGTATATTTGACGTTACTCGGGCAAATAAAGGAGTTTCAATAGATAGAAGAAAAGAATATACTCATCAAAACCTATGTTCTAAGTTCATTAACAAAAAAGCCGAAACGTTCCTTGTGGTTGTGGATCCTGAGAAAAATCCGGTGCCTTCACTAAATTCACACCCAGGACAAGAATTCAATTATGTCCTAGAAGGTTCCTTAAAAATCTATATACACAATAATGAAATCGTGCTTAATGAAGGAGATTCAATATTCTTCGATTCCACACATAGACATGCAATGGTTGCACTTAACGACAAACCTGCTAAATTTTTAGCAATTATCATATAACAATTACGGAGTACCTTAAATGACATCATTAATAGGAAATTTTGTAGAAAGAGTTGATTTTAACTCTTACGAGGACTTTTATAAAAATTTTAAACTTACATACAATGAAGATTACAATTTTGGATTTGATGTTGTAGACAAATACGCTGAAATCGATCCAGACAAAATAGCATTAATTTGGACTAATGATAAAGAGGAAACACATACTTTCACATTTAAAGATATGAAAGAATATTCTAACAAAACTGCAAACTTATTTAAGGGTCTAGGCATTGAAAAAGGTGATTGTGTAATGCTTACACTTAAAAATAGGTATGAATTTTGGTTCTGCATGGTTGCATTGCACAAAATTGGAGCAATAGCCATTCCAGGAACACACATGCTGAAACTTCATGATATTGATTTTAGAATAAAAGAAGCTAATGTTAAAATGGTTGTTTCAGTAGAAGAAGATTCGCTACTGCCAGATTATGAAGAAGCAATGAAAGAATTAGAAATTGATTTGCCCAAACTAGTTATAGAAACTGAAAGAGACGGCTGGATTAACTTTAACAAAGCTATTGAAAAAGAAAGTGATGTGTTTGAAAGACCAACTGGTGAAGATAAAACTTATGCAGAAGAAATATTCTTAATTTACTTTACATCCGGAACTAGCGGAATGCCAAAAATGGTTTCACACAAACACACTTACTCATTGGGACATATTCCTACCGCCAAATATTGGCACAATGTTATCGAAGATGGAATCCATCATACCGCAGCAGATACCGGTTGGGGAAAAGCTGTTTGGGGAAATCTTTATGGACAGTGGATTAGCGGAACCGGAATATTCATCTATGATTATGACAGATTTAACGGAATTAAATTACTTGAAAAGATCATTGAAAATAAAGTAGACACATTTTGCGCTCCACCAACAATCTATAGATTTATAATTAAAGAAAACATTAAAGGATACGATTTATCAAACTTAAAATATGTAACAACTGCTGGAGAGCCATTACCTCCGGAAGTATCTGAAAGATTCCATGACCTTTCAGGTTTGAGAATCAAAGAAGGATTCGGTCAAACTGAAACCACTTTATCAATAGGCACATTCATATGGTTAGATGCAAAAGTAGGTTCAATTGGTAAGCCTTCTCCTTTGTTTGACTTGCATTTGCTTGATGAAAATCATGAAAATGTAGACCTTGGAGACAAAGGAGAACTTTGTTTTAAAATAAATGATGGGCCAAATCCTGGTTTATTTAAAGATTATGTTAACGATGAGGAAAAATACAAAAAACAAATCCATGACGGATACTACCACTGCGGAGACACCGCATGGGTGGATGAAGATGGATATGTCCATTTTGTTGGAAGAAATGATGATATTATTAAATCATCAGGTTATCGTATTGGACCTTATGAAGTAGAAAGTGCAGTATTATCTCACAAAGCAGTTTCAAACTGTGCAATTACTGCTTATCCTGATGAAGTCAGAGGTCAAATTGTAAAAGCAACAATAATATTGCAGCCTGGCTTTGAAGCATCAGAAAAACTTACAAAAGACATACAAAATCATGTTAAAAAAGTAACTGCTCCTTATAAATACCCTAGAATGATTGAATATGTTGATGAAATTCCAGAAACAATCAGCGGAAAAATAAGAAGAGTAGACATTAGAGAAAACGATAATAAAAATTAAATTAGATGATATAATGACAGAAGAGATATCATATCCTGTTATCAATAAAGAAATTTGCAAAGGTTGTATGAGGTGTATAGTTGGATGTCCTCAAAATGCAATATTACTTAGTGAAGAGATGAATAATGCAGGATATCAGTTTGCTTACTATAGTGGAAGTGGTTGTACAGGATGTAAAGATTGTTACTTTACATGCCCTGAACCATTAGCATTAGAAGTACATCAAATAAAAAGAATTATTGATGACAAAATTGGAAAAATGATTAAAGCTAAAGTAGCCAATAAAGGAGGAAAGTAAATGAGTAATCAAATGGTAAAAGGAAACACCGCAGTTATTGTTGGTGCAATGTATGCTGGTTGCGATTGTTTTTTCGGATACCCCATCACTCCTGCAAGTGAAATTTTACATGAGGCATCAAAATACTTCCCAATGGTTGGAAGAAAATTTGTTCAGGCTGAAAGTGAAGAAGCATCAATAAACATGGTTTATGGTGCATCAGGTACTGGACATAGAGTTATGACCGCTTCATCAGGACCGGGCATAAGCTTAATGCAAGAAGGTTTTACTTACCTGGCGGGAGCTGAATTACCTGCTGTTATTGTCGATATTATGAGAGCAGGACCCGGACTTGGAAATATTGGACCTGAACAAGGGGATTACAATCAAATCGTTAAAGGTGGAGGGCACGGAAACTACAAAAATATAGTTTTAGCTCCAAACAGCGTTCAAGAAATGTGTGATTTAACAATGAAGGCATTTGAGTTGGCTGATAAATGGAGAAATCCAGTTGTAGTATTAGCTGATGGTACCCTTGGACAAATGGCAGAACCATTAGTATTCCCAAGTGAAGCCATCAAACCAGAAATTGATGAATCATGGACTGTAAGAGGAAATAAAAACACAATGGAAAACGTAATTACTTCAATTTTCAATGATTTTGACCAACTGGAAGATTTCAACTTTGAGCTTCAAGAAAAATACGCTAAAATCGAAGCTGAAGAAGTTATTATTGACGAATATCAAGTTGATGACGCTGAAATCGTTTTGGTATCTTATGGTATCAGCAGCAGAATTGCAAGATCCGCGGTTGATAAAAGCCGTGAAAAAGGTTTGAAAGTTGGACTTTTAAGACCAATTACATTATCACCTTTCCCTAGTGAAAGAATTAAGGAATTTTCAGACAAGGGAGTTAGTTTCATCTCTGTTGAAATGAGTAATGGGCAATTATTAGCTGATGTTCAATTTGCAGCTTTAAGAAAAGAAGGCACCTGTATCGTCAATAGAATGGGCGGTAACTTACTTGAACTTAAACATGTGCTTGCAAAAATCTATGAAATAGCTGGCGTTGAAGATGAAAGCATAGATACTTCAAAAAGAAGTAATGAAAAGGCCAGTCCAAATATTATTGATTAAGGATGTGGAAGAATGAATGAAAAAGAATTTAATGATAAAGATTACGAATTACAAATACGCAGAAATCCACAATCCCTTTTAGAAGAATATCCTAGAAAAGGAACAAATATTGAATCAACCCATTACTGTGCGGGATGTGGACATGGAATTATCCATAAATTAATTGCTGAGTGTATGGACGAACTTGGAATCCAAGAGAGATGCGTAATGATTTCTCCGGTAGGTTGTTCAGTATATGCATACTTCTACTTTAATTGTGGAAA
This region of Methanobrevibacter sp. V74 genomic DNA includes:
- a CDS encoding type II CAAX endopeptidase family protein — encoded protein: MDRSVRNFNVRLRTIRIRELIIGIIITLIVSGILIWIFPAIYESDDLYFIVVLLIGALLFVWALRGSTGIDRNFENIFEDSNKKEILYVFAINLLFAFLFTLLISLLDMLIGFNNPTWTSILDIESAKMDSSVIILDAIASIIFAPVMEELIFRGVLFNRLKIRTGVVPAMLISSFIFGIGHDFGGITSAFLFGICMCILYLKTDNILIPMSVHFINNVVATLLNLTSFDVVTTQIPWIIPTIIVSLIGTFYLIKYIIKETSKLKKQYA
- a CDS encoding EhaD family protein, whose amino-acid sequence is MEIVVSIIAIALMIIGAFGIIFVKKPLDKVIMFSILDAGFFLAVVLFRYLDVALFAALAGPLSTVVFILSIVKIKEIREKKLLNGDVNG
- a CDS encoding DUF2107 family protein, whose product is MVSVSLFFYFGIFLAIVGSIATAWGPGVNDPIVRTFNTEVASIGVCLVLLCYNHVLALLTLLATTVIISLILFRAIIRLEEMGADV
- a CDS encoding DUF2109 domain-containing protein, with product MYVEIIGGIVIFVALRALVAKNRAERLLYINVIGFGVSAIIALLINTPFALIVAAAFFICSTISANAIAHTLKRLDDEILLE
- a CDS encoding 3-methyl-2-oxobutanoate dehydrogenase subunit VorB translates to MSNQMVKGNTAVIVGAMYAGCDCFFGYPITPASEILHEASKYFPMVGRKFVQAESEEASINMVYGASGTGHRVMTASSGPGISLMQEGFTYLAGAELPAVIVDIMRAGPGLGNIGPEQGDYNQIVKGGGHGNYKNIVLAPNSVQEMCDLTMKAFELADKWRNPVVVLADGTLGQMAEPLVFPSEAIKPEIDESWTVRGNKNTMENVITSIFNDFDQLEDFNFELQEKYAKIEAEEVIIDEYQVDDAEIVLVSYGISSRIARSAVDKSREKGLKVGLLRPITLSPFPSERIKEFSDKGVSFISVEMSNGQLLADVQFAALRKEGTCIVNRMGGNLLELKHVLAKIYEIAGVEDESIDTSKRSNEKASPNIID
- a CDS encoding AMP-binding protein; the protein is MTSLIGNFVERVDFNSYEDFYKNFKLTYNEDYNFGFDVVDKYAEIDPDKIALIWTNDKEETHTFTFKDMKEYSNKTANLFKGLGIEKGDCVMLTLKNRYEFWFCMVALHKIGAIAIPGTHMLKLHDIDFRIKEANVKMVVSVEEDSLLPDYEEAMKELEIDLPKLVIETERDGWINFNKAIEKESDVFERPTGEDKTYAEEIFLIYFTSGTSGMPKMVSHKHTYSLGHIPTAKYWHNVIEDGIHHTAADTGWGKAVWGNLYGQWISGTGIFIYDYDRFNGIKLLEKIIENKVDTFCAPPTIYRFIIKENIKGYDLSNLKYVTTAGEPLPPEVSERFHDLSGLRIKEGFGQTETTLSIGTFIWLDAKVGSIGKPSPLFDLHLLDENHENVDLGDKGELCFKINDGPNPGLFKDYVNDEEKYKKQIHDGYYHCGDTAWVDEDGYVHFVGRNDDIIKSSGYRIGPYEVESAVLSHKAVSNCAITAYPDEVRGQIVKATIILQPGFEASEKLTKDIQNHVKKVTAPYKYPRMIEYVDEIPETISGKIRRVDIRENDNKN
- a CDS encoding cupin domain-containing protein, with protein sequence MNEYNKDIGNRIRELRELSDITIKEIAEELNIKEETYIQYENAEVDIPASFLYELAHIFKVDLGLLLTGEESRMSIFDVTRANKGVSIDRRKEYTHQNLCSKFINKKAETFLVVVDPEKNPVPSLNSHPGQEFNYVLEGSLKIYIHNNEIVLNEGDSIFFDSTHRHAMVALNDKPAKFLAIII
- a CDS encoding NAD-dependent epimerase/dehydratase family protein, whose translation is MKNKNIMITGGLGFIGSHIADELIKNNKVCIVDNLSTGKINNLKCRENENLKIVKKNLNDVNLNDLLNGTDYIFHLAAMASVPLSVDNPIECCQSNVNATVKLLDAAAKNNVKKVIFSSSSAVYGQNRNMPLNETENPMPTSPYAASKASCELFLKAFYESYGLEYVSLRYFNIFGPRQNKNSQYAAVIPNFISVLLEGGQPVIYGDGEQTRDFVYVKNIVKANISASESDFNGIVNIASGKKTTINQLYEIIKETLNSDIEPKYLPERQGDIKHSLADVGNMEKIGLQIDTDDFESQLIKTINWFKTIL
- a CDS encoding energy-converting hydrogenase A subunit A EhaA, with translation MFDFVFNAIYFASYGNVYGFSSISLSSVDIILAYIVAIICSIVVALILKLPLLPSKPYRYSFDVSAIYPTPIIAMGILSLFFVLNYTFIYNGLVLAIIIGVLSALFVKYLFDFVFPKPLDEDAGEDIGE
- a CDS encoding 4Fe-4S dicluster domain-containing protein, which translates into the protein MTEEISYPVINKEICKGCMRCIVGCPQNAILLSEEMNNAGYQFAYYSGSGCTGCKDCYFTCPEPLALEVHQIKRIIDDKIGKMIKAKVANKGGK